The Diospyros lotus cultivar Yz01 chromosome 15, ASM1463336v1, whole genome shotgun sequence genome has a window encoding:
- the LOC127792512 gene encoding G-type lectin S-receptor-like serine/threonine-protein kinase At2g19130, producing the protein MSPTSNHQWLFLSILILLVVSFGAHFSEGVDTIYAGQSLSGNQTITSQGGVFELGFFTPGNSWNYYIGIWYVWPLPTKTVVWVANRNRPVSDSSSSELKLFEDGNLVLLEQSKTRIWSTNSSTSSFGNSTVAMLLDNGNFIVRDALDSANVIWQSFDYPTDTWLPGGKVGYSNVRKQKQFLTSWQSWENPEPSLFSLEVEPSSSNILVWNGSNMYWNSGVWDGRVFSSVPEIASDYYIKNVTYVVNENESYFTYEAGFPTALTRFVVDVTGQIKQFVWRKDSTYWQLFWTRPTLQCEVYGFCGAFSSCSQTAQVCSCIQGFEPRTPADWQLEDFSDGCIRQSPLECANGRNDTFSLVSNTLFPGNSQSLAAGNFDECQLACLRNCSCTAFASDDGCFIWNGALLNLQELSSGKDLYVRVAKSKLVVPGVNSSKGGKTEKKTAWIVLGAVCFFFAFLGGISMIIWRKRQTATATTFEAAEDSLLVFKFRDIRAATKNFSEKLGEGGFGSVFRGTLPNSSAAIAVKVLKTQRQEEKQFRAEVNTIGMIQHINLVHLRGFCVKGTQRLLVYNYMPNGSLESHLFKKGSNILDWKARYNIAIGTARGLAYLHEKCRDCIIHCDIKPENILLDAVYNPKVADFGLAKLVGREFSRVLTTMRGTRGYLAPEWIYGDAITPKTDVFSYGMMLFEIISGRRNIEGLEGEVVEYFPYQVSSRLMNREEILVALLDHRLQGNADVEELSRACKVACWCIQDEEKDRPSMGQVVQALEKVQPIGIPPIPRFLQGIMDDIK; encoded by the coding sequence ATGAGtcccacgagcaatcatcaatggctttttctttctattctgATCTTGCTGGTTGTATCCTTCGGTGCTCATTTTTCAGAAGGAGTAGATACCATTTACGCCGGCCAATCTCTCTCGGGGAATCAAACGATAACCTCCCAAGGAGGAGTTTTTGAATTGGGCTTCTTCACACCAGGTAACTCTTGGAATTATTACATTGGCATATGGTACGTATGGCCGCTACCCACCAAAACAGTGGTTTGGGTAGCCAACAGGAATCGACCTGTCTCTGATTCATCTTCTTCAGAGTTAAAACTGTTTGAAGATGGAAACCTAGTCCTGCTAGAACAATCCAAGACTCGTATTTGGTCGACAAACTCATCGACCTCAAGCTTCGGTAATTCAACCGTGGCTATGCTTCTTGACAATGGAAATTTTATTGTTAGAGATGCATTGGATTCCGCTAATGTGATATGGCAGAGTTTCGATTACCCAACTGACACGTGGTTGCCCGGCGGGAAGGTTGGATACAGCAATGTTAGAAAGCAGAAACAATTTCTGACTTCCTGGCAAAGCTGGGAAAATCCAGAACCAAGTCTCTTTTCTCTTGAGGTAGAGCCAAGCTCAAGCAACATATTGGTGTGGAATGGTTCAAATATGTACTGGAATAGTGGGGTGTGGGATGGGAGAGTTTTCAGCTCTGTTCCTGAAATTGCAAGTGACTACTACATAAAAAATGTCACGTATGTTGTGAATGAGAATGAAAGTTATTTCACCTATGAGGCTGGATTCCCCACTGCTCTCACTAGATTCGTGGTCGACGTGACCGGGCAGATCAAGCAATTTGTATGGCGAAAAGACTCCACTTACTGGCAGTTGTTCTGGACTCGACCCACATTGCAGTGTGAAGTTTATGGTTTCTGTGGTGCATTTAGTAGCTGCAGCCAAACCGCTCAAGTCTGCAGTTGCATTCAGGGATTTGAACCAAGGACCCCGGCAGATTGGCAATTGGAAGATTTCTCGGATGGCTGCATAAGACAAAGTCCTTTAGAGTGTGCAAATGGACGAAATGACACATTTTCCCTGGTGTCAAACACCCTTTTTCCTGGGAATTCACAGTCCCTAGCAGCTGGGAATTTTGATGAGTGCCAACTAGCTTGCTTGAGAAACTGTTCATGCACTGCTTTTGCATCCGATGATGGGTGCTTTATTTGGAATGGGGCTCTATTGAATCTGCAGGAACTCTCATCTGGAAAAGACCTTTATGTTAGAGTTGCAAAATCTAAGCTGGTGGTCCCCGGGGTTAACTCAAGTAAGGGCGGCAAGACAGAGAAAAAGACTGCCTGGATTGTTCTTGGAGCGGTCtgtttcttcttcgccttccTTGGCGGTATCTCGATGATCATTTGGAGGAAAAGGCAAACAGCCACGGCGACTACCTTTGAGGCTGCCGAGGACTCCTTGCTTGTGTTCAAGTTCCGGGATATTCGTGCCGCAACAAAGAACTTCTCGGAAAAGCTCGGGGAAGGCGGTTTTGGTTCTGTTTTCAGAGGGACATTGCCAAACTCAAGTGCGGCAATAGCAGTGAAAGTGTTAAAAACCCAGAGGCAAGAAGAGAAGCAGTTTCGTGCAGAAGTGAACACCATTGGGATGATTCAGCACATAAACCTAGTCCATCTTCGAGGCTTTTGCGTCAAAGGAACACAAAGGCTTCTCGTTTACAATTACATGCCAAATGGTTCCCTGGAGTCTCACTTGTTTAAGAAGGGTTCAAATATTTTGGACTGGAAAGCGAGATACAACATAGCAATTGGGACTGCTAGAGGCTTGGCTTATCTTCATGAAAAATGTAGAGACTGCATCATACACTGCGACATAAAGCCTGAGAACATACTGTTAGATGCTGTTTACAACCCAAAAGTGGCTGACTTTGGCCTGGCAAAGCTCGTGGGAAGAGAGTTCAGCCGAGTTCTGACAACCATGAGAGGAACCAGAGGCTACCTGGCCCCAGAATGGATATATGGAGATGCCATCACCCCAAAAACCGATGTTTTTAGCTACGGTATGATGTTGTTTGAGATCATATCAGGAAGAAGAAACATAGAAGGGTTGGAGGGTGAAGTGGTGGAGTACTTCCCATATCAAGTATCGTCTAGATTGATGAATAGAGAGGAAATTCTCGTGGCATTGTTGGATCATAGATTACAGGGTAATGCTGATGTTGAAGAGCTTAGTAGAGCTTGCAAGGTTGCTTGTTGGTGCATTCAGGATGAGGAGAAGGATAGGCCAAGCATGGGGCAAGTTGTCCAAGCTCTAGAGAAAGTTCAACCAATTGGAATCCCTCCCATTCCTAGGTTTCTCCAAGGTATCATGGATGACATAAAATAA